The Vibrio sp. STUT-A11 region TGGATGGCATCGACATTAGCGCGGTTAAGATGCAGCCAAACTGTCCAACTGGTATTGCGATGATTCAGGTAGCAGATAGTGGTGAGAATAGTATTTGTATTTCGGCAGAAGCGAACGCCAAGCTGACCGCTGAGGCTATTGAGCCTGATTTGGAACGCATACGCCGCGCTGAATACTTGCTGATGCAACTTGAGACTCCGATATGTGCGATTGAGAAAGCGGCACGTGTTGCAAAAGATGCAAAAACGAACGTGATTCTTAACCCGGCACCTGCGCGTGAATTATCGGACGAATTATTAGCATGTATCGATGTCATCACTCCAAACGAAACCGAAGCAGAAGTCCTGACTGGCGTGACAGTGACGGATAACGACAGTGCACAAGAAGCGGCCAACATCCTGCATAGCAAAGGCATTGAAATCGTGATGATTACCCTAGGTGCGAAAGGCGTTTGGTTAAGTCAGAATGGTCGTGGCGAGATTATCCCTGGTTTCCGCGTCGACGCTACCGATACCACGGCAGCAGGTGATACCTTTAATGGGGCATTCGTCACTGGTTTATTGGAAGGTTTGTCTTTAGAATCAGCAATTAAGTTTGCACACGCAGCGGCAGCCATTTCAGTTACGCGCTTTGGTGCACAGACGTCTATCCCAACTCGTGAAGAGGTGGACGCATTCTTAGCTGAAAACCAATAAGTAAGGAATTTATAACATGGCAACGATGAAAGACATCGCAAAACTGGCAGGGGTTTCCACTTCAACTGTGAGCCATGTTATCAATAAAACTCGCTTTGTGAGCGAAGAAATTTCGGATCGCGTTAATAGCGCCGCAAAAGAGCTTAATTATTACGCGCCTTCAGCGTTAGCACGTAGCCTCAAAGTCAATCGAACTCAAACTATTGGTATGTTGGTAACAACCTCCACCAACCCGTTCTTTGGTGAAGTGGTAAAAGGTGTCGAGCGCAGTTGTTACCAAAAAGGCTATAACCTGATCCTGTGTAACACCGAAGGGGATAACGAACGTATGCGTCAATCTATCAGCACGTTGCTTCAGAAACGAGTTGATGGCTTGATTCTGATGTGTGACTCCCTCGAAGGAGAGCGTATCGATGTGTTCGAGCGTTACCCTGATATCCCAGTTGTGGTGATGGACTGGGGCCCAATGCTCTTTACCAGCGATAAGATTCAAGACAACTCATTACGGGGTGGATACCTTGCAGTGAAGCACCTGATAGATTGTGGGCATAAGCAGGTTGGCTGTATCACAGGCCCTCTGATCAAACATCAAGCTCAAATGCGATATGAAGGTTATAAGCGAGCCATGATTGAAGCGGGGTTGGAGTTTAACTCAAACTGGATCATTGAATCGGATTTCGAATGTGAAGGTGGCTATCAGGCTCTGAAAAAGATGTCTGAAAGGGGAGCGCTACCGACTGCTATCTTCGTCTCCAACGACATGATGGCGATGGGGGTGATCAATGCGGCTAACGAGCTTGATATCAACGTGCCAGAGGATCTCTCCATCATTGGTTACGATGATATACACATCGCTAAATTTATGTCTCCGTCACTGACAACCATTCACCAGCCTAAATATCGTTTGGGGCAAGCTGCGGTTGAAACTTTGCTACGAAGACTGAACGACAAAGCAGCTGAAGCGGAAGTTGTTCAATTAGAACCGACGCTAGTCGCGCGCAAGAGTGTGAAAACGCTACTTTAGCAAACCTGTATTTATATTTTTTTATCGAGCCTCATCTTATTGATGCATATCAATTTTTGGTGAGTTTGCGTTAATTTTGTACGTTATACGGCTTTTTTTTGCAAAAGTGTGATTTTTTGCCGAGAAAAATCACACTTATATTTTCTTCATGTAAGAAAGTACCTATGATGGCAGCCAATAATTAATAGAATTGTAATTAGTAGGGTGATTGGATGAGCTTTGCTTTAGTTCAAAAATACGCTCAGTATTCTGTAAAACGACCGTGGTGCCATCGTATTGGTGTCGCAGTCATCTTGTTTGTTTTTTTGTTTAGCAGTTACGGTCTTCTGGCTCACGAAGAGTTGTCATACTTGCTAGGCATTTTTATTACTTTTGCTGCGACTGGATTGTTTGCATCTGCGTCGGCGTTTAAGAAAAGATATCCTATTCAAAAATCGTAATTAAGAGTGAATAACACAGTTTTAATGATTCGAGGAGGGCTTATGTCCTCCTTTTACTTTTTGAAACAGGTGAACTTATTTGGTGAGCTCTTCAATGATAGGACAACGACTTCTCGCATCACCAGGGCAGGAAGATATCCAGCTCTCTAATTGTTGTTTCATCTCAAGCAGGTGCGCTATTTTTTCTTCTACTTCTTTTAATTTATCCATAGTGCGGGCTTTAACTTCACTGCTTTTTCTATTTGGGTTATGGGCGAGCTGAACAAATTCTTTGCACTCTTGCAGGGAGAATCCTGCGTTTTTCGCACGTGATACTAGGTTGAGCTCTTGGATGTGGTTGTCAGAGTATTCTCTGTATCCAGAGTCACTTCGAGCGGGTGGTGAAATAATTCCTTTGTCTTCGTACAGACGGATAGATTTAGAGGAAAGGCCGGTCAGTTTGGCCACAGCACCTATATTCATAATTCACCTCTTGATTCAAGATAATGCCTAACGCGAGTATATACCCAAATAGCTTCAACATGCAGAAGTTAGAGTGAGGTGACTGCTGTAAGTTCCCGTAAAAAGGTCACTTCAGCTTTTCGACGGCCCCGTTTGGCTTGATACACGTCTACACTTTCGCGACTTCATGAGGAGGCATACCGAATGCCTTTTTAAATGCGTTGGTGAAATTGGACGGGTGGTGATAACCAGCTTCATAGGCTGCCTCTGTAATGGTAACAAGACCTCGTTCTAAGTGTTGTCGAGCCACGACTAAACGGCGGTAGCGAATGTAACCGTTTACTGTCATGTTGAATGACTGTTTAAAGCGGCGTTGCAAGTTGGACACGCTCATAGAAAAAACCGTCGATAACTTTGCTAAGCTCAGTTCTTCAGCTAGATGAGTTTCGATGTAATTGATGATGTCTTCAGTCTTATGATCTTTGCTTCTTGTCACTGATTTGTGTTGAGAATAATGAACGTTAGGCATCTGCTGAAGGACATTGGATAAAATCTGATAAATCAAACTTTCAATCCCGATCTTAGTTTGTAAGTTACGTGGCGTTCCACTTCGCAAGAGAGTGCTGACAAGCTCTGAGAGCATGGGACACACTTCCAGGGAATAGAAAGCTTGGTGCGAGTGAAAAAAGTTGCTTGTTTCACATGAGTCGTTCAAACGTTGAGCTAGCCATTGTGGTTTTACGAGGATGTTTATCTTGTTAACGTGATTGTCTTTAACAAGTGAGCGAAAGAAGTTTGCAGGTTGTAGCAAGTTCACCACCACGCCCTTAGGTGACTTGGTAGCGTCCAAATTAAATTGTAAATCGTCGTAGCCAAAAGACAGTTTTCCTTCAAGAAGAATGGTGATCAACAGCGATGACTGAGCGGTTGAAACTATATTTGAGTTTACGAGTTCTACGCAGCGTCCACCATGGACAAAAATCTGGTCGTTATATTGGTAAGTTAAGAAAACACCTTCAGCTAACTGCAGTTGACACGACTGACCGTGCGTTACGATCAACTGTTTTTCCGTATCTTGCAAAATTTGAGTCATAGGTATTTTATCAAGTTTAGTTCGTTTAGGCCTACCTACCTGCATTTGACGTTTCCTCATAATATGTATGCGATTTCGCATA contains the following coding sequences:
- a CDS encoding substrate-binding domain-containing protein, which encodes MATMKDIAKLAGVSTSTVSHVINKTRFVSEEISDRVNSAAKELNYYAPSALARSLKVNRTQTIGMLVTTSTNPFFGEVVKGVERSCYQKGYNLILCNTEGDNERMRQSISTLLQKRVDGLILMCDSLEGERIDVFERYPDIPVVVMDWGPMLFTSDKIQDNSLRGGYLAVKHLIDCGHKQVGCITGPLIKHQAQMRYEGYKRAMIEAGLEFNSNWIIESDFECEGGYQALKKMSERGALPTAIFVSNDMMAMGVINAANELDINVPEDLSIIGYDDIHIAKFMSPSLTTIHQPKYRLGQAAVETLLRRLNDKAAEAEVVQLEPTLVARKSVKTLL
- the cueR gene encoding Cu(I)-responsive transcriptional regulator, translating into MNIGAVAKLTGLSSKSIRLYEDKGIISPPARSDSGYREYSDNHIQELNLVSRAKNAGFSLQECKEFVQLAHNPNRKSSEVKARTMDKLKEVEEKIAHLLEMKQQLESWISSCPGDARSRCPIIEELTK
- the rbsK gene encoding ribokinase; translation: MNKLVVLGSVNADHVLQVPSFPRPGETLHGRNYQVIPGGKGANQAVAAARLNSDIGFIACVGDDSFGINIRENFKMDGIDISAVKMQPNCPTGIAMIQVADSGENSICISAEANAKLTAEAIEPDLERIRRAEYLLMQLETPICAIEKAARVAKDAKTNVILNPAPARELSDELLACIDVITPNETEAEVLTGVTVTDNDSAQEAANILHSKGIEIVMITLGAKGVWLSQNGRGEIIPGFRVDATDTTAAGDTFNGAFVTGLLEGLSLESAIKFAHAAAAISVTRFGAQTSIPTREEVDAFLAENQ
- a CDS encoding AraC family transcriptional regulator; translated protein: MQVGRPKRTKLDKIPMTQILQDTEKQLIVTHGQSCQLQLAEGVFLTYQYNDQIFVHGGRCVELVNSNIVSTAQSSLLITILLEGKLSFGYDDLQFNLDATKSPKGVVVNLLQPANFFRSLVKDNHVNKINILVKPQWLAQRLNDSCETSNFFHSHQAFYSLEVCPMLSELVSTLLRSGTPRNLQTKIGIESLIYQILSNVLQQMPNVHYSQHKSVTRSKDHKTEDIINYIETHLAEELSLAKLSTVFSMSVSNLQRRFKQSFNMTVNGYIRYRRLVVARQHLERGLVTITEAAYEAGYHHPSNFTNAFKKAFGMPPHEVAKV